From one Lineus longissimus chromosome 3, tnLinLong1.2, whole genome shotgun sequence genomic stretch:
- the LOC135484703 gene encoding uncharacterized protein LOC135484703, protein MMASSYIVFDVLPTCNEVSPQEILRLAALKLNNTTLEPEAAFLKNVDPQHHIHTNNESCALFVGAEPSQATKIDIDNVLLLLQQWVKHNQDPRKSQTGIVPVPVFSSKGICDIFMDTISKYDIRLELGPNPIIVRDTYAKHFSIGADAMLGTRSIYHKLQISEDEDISEESPFFMFRHRDLKVCRMTAKTLKSLVEIRADLGLDDEDE, encoded by the coding sequence ATGATGGCTTCGAGCTACATTGTTTTTGACGTATTGCCTACGTGTAACGAGGTATCACCTCAAGAAATCCTCAGATTAGCCGCCCTGAAACTCAACAATACCACGCTCGAGCCAGAAGCTGCTTTCTTAAAGAACGTTGACCCGCAGCATCACATCCATACGAACAACGAATCGTGTGCGCTCTTCGTCGGTGCTGAACCGTCTCAGGCTACTAAAATCGACATCGACAACGTCTTGCTGCTGCTTCAGCAATGGGTGAAACACAACCAGGATCCTCGCAAATCACAAACTGGCATCGTTCCAGTCCCGGTCTTCAGTTCAAAAGGCATATGTGATATATTCATGGACACGATCTCCAAGTACGATATCAGATTGGAACTCGGACCAAATCCGATAATTGTGCGAGACACGTACGCCAAACATTTCTCCATCGGAGCAGACGCGATGCTCGGCACCAGGAGTATCTACCACAAATTACAGATCAGCGAAGACGAGGATATCAGCGAGGAGAGTCCATTTTTTATGTTCAGACATCGCGATTTGAAGGTTTGTCGCATGACGGCAAAAACTCTTAAGTCATTGGTTGAAATTCGGGCAGATCTTGGTCTGGATGATGAAGATGAATAA
- the LOC135485654 gene encoding zinc finger CCCH domain-containing protein 14-like isoform X3, translated as MEIGSEISNKIRSAIRAKLMDLGSYVDNELPDYIMVMVANKKTKEQMSDDLSLFLGKNTDRFTSWLDNLLKKLQSISADNEVLESDLKHFDPPAPEEKPKSKESTTQTTPRKTPPSKKDQKDAQAKKEAPGHKGSDSRKGPSTRGKSKPNDEIKITAENEDLDDKSGSSRRPRETRSSKSLDQLPERPSKTASLVTVPERSSITRSHSSRHGRELVTGTMAADREESLRAGARITRGQADVRANSRPVASSTRKPASSLSSVIGKVDLQLNEEEEEYDPYHPSVGKVASTVKVSKKSAVPPSRQANKSLLMKAVRDSTKSAEQAAKKDVGAPLRKLEEKEPPPDQQSLQSQRMLRKRPNASLQIKIPVQIQSKPAPPSQPLTSRSRREEILREFKERIKGEEEEQQRYEEYTPEDVQDIRVFKQRNTSDFQYLELNPNEDFSKGGEEEFVVQETEEYVPLPEQTQTAVMSQADLNQRMIQGQYPSLPEPVRPEVDIVEADDEEFEDEDIEAGFEEFNQILQNREYVMPERPISPRFFVTLDGVDPDKLSQEAAMEVEDDFPSIAMLQSKENSNYRNSHLYPNAYRDLNRNPYRDPNSNTYRDPNPGMRYRDMSVGNYDSDSEGEMEMENNSSPVKRPKMLFPTERCRFWPSCKNGASCTFHHPTTQCKAFPKCRFGDKCRFIHPNCKFDASCSNPSCPYTHASHRNPLAMAASMAAHQALSLASPAIMMHQAAPPLLPPPPPAGMTPGSPDKVTCRFFPLCKNMNCPFSHPKPCRYGISCTNKGACRFHHPELPSRAKLKWTSVSALPSPPLSGSSQTLRSSDKL; from the exons atggaaattggCTCCGAAATAAGTAACAAAATCAGG TCCGCCATCAGAGCGAAGCTGATGGACCTTGGTTCTTATGTTG ACAATGAGTTACCAGACTATATCATGGTGATGGTGGCAAACAAGAAGACCAAGGAGCAGATGAGTGATGATCTGTCTTTGTTCTTGGGGAAGAATACTGACCGCTTTACATCTTG GCTAGACAATCTACTCAAAAAGCTACAGTCAATATCTGCTG ATAATGAGGTCTTGGAGTCCGACTTGAAACACTTTGACCCACCAGCCCCCGAAGAAAAGCCTAAATCAAAGGAGTCGACTACACAGACCACGCCAAGAAAGACTCCTCCCAGTAAAAAGGACCAGAAAGATGCACAAGCCAAGAAAGAGGCACCTGGTCACAAGGGCTCCGACAGTAGGAAGGGGCCGTCAACGAGGGGCAAGTCAAAACCTAATGATGAGATTAAGATAACTGCTGAAAATG AAGACTTAGATGACAAATCAGGTTCATCAAGACGACCTAGGGAAACCAGGTCATCAAAATCACTAGACCAGTTACCTGAGAGACCATCGAAGACTGCCTCACTAGTAACAGTGCCAGAACGATCAAGCATAACTAGGTCACATTCTTCCCGGCATGGGCGAGAATTGGTGACCGGAACGATGGCTGCAGATAGAGAGGAGAGCTTGCGAGCAGGGGCTAGAATTACAAGGGGGCAAGCTGATGTAAGG GCGAATTCCCGACCCGTAGCATCGAGCACCAGGAAGCCAGCTTCATCTTTATCATCAGTGATTGGCAAAGTGGATCTGCAGCTCAATGAGGAGGAAGAAGAGTATGATCCGTATCATCCATCGGTCGGAAAGGTTGCCAGCACTGTCAAAGTCTCTAAGAA GTCAGCTGTGCCTCCATCTCGTCAAGCGAACAAATCACTGCTGATGAAAGCGGTGAGAGATTCCACAAAGTCAGCGGAACAAGCGGCAAAGAAGGACGTTG GTGCCCCATTGAGAAAGCTAGAAGAAAAGGAGCCGCCACCAGATCAACAAAGCTTGCAATCTCAGAGGATGTTGAGGAAACGGCCAAACGCATCACTACAGATCAAGATCCCGGTTCAAATCCAATCCAAACCAGCACCGCCTAGCCAACCTCTGACATCTCGATCAAGACGGGAGGAAATCCTCCGAGAGTTCAAGGAGAGGATCAAGGGAGAGGAGGAGGAACAACAGAGATATGAAG AATACACCCCTGAAGATGTGCAGGACATACGCGTCTTCAAGCAGAGGAACACATCAGATTTCCAATACTTAGAATTGAATCCTAACGAAGACTTCTCAAAAGGAGGGGAAGAGGAGTTTGTTGTGCAGGAGACAGAGGAATATGTACCACTACCAGAACAAACACAG ACTGCTGTtatgagccaggctgacctgaATCAGCGTATGATCCAAGGTCAATACCCCAGCCTCCCTGAACCGGTCCGGCCGGAGGTAGACATTGTAGAGGCAGATGACGAAGAATTCGAGGATGAAGACATAGAAGCTGGTTTTGAAGAGTTCAACCAAATTCTTCAGAATAGAGA ATACGTGATGCCGGAACGACCGATCAGTCCGAGATTCTTCGTGACGCTAGACGGAGTCGACCCAGATAAACTATCTCAGGAAGCAGCGATGGAAGTGGAGGATGACTTCCCCAGCATTGCCATGTTACAATCCAAAGAAAACTCTAATTACAGAAATTCTCATTTGTATCCGAATGCATATAGGGATCTGAATAGAAATCCGTATAGGGATCCGAATTCAAATACATACAGGGATCCGAATCCTGGAATGAGGTACCGAGATATGAGTGTGGGGAACTATGATTCTGATAGTGAAGGTGAAATGGAGATGgaaaataattcgtccccagtgAAGAGACCGAAGATGTTGTTTCCTACGGAGCGGTGTCGTTTCTGGCCGAGCTGTAAAAATGGTGCTTCGTGTACATTTCATCATCCCACAACTCAATGCAA AGCATTTCCCAAGTGTAGGTTTGGAGACAAGTGTCGCTTTATCCACCCCAACTGTAAATTTGATGCCAGTTGCTCAAATCCATCCTGTCCATACACTCATGCTAGTCACAGGAATCCTCTAGCAATGGCCGCATCCATGGCTGCCCATCAAG CTCTGTCGTTAGCCTCTCCTGCCATAATGATGCATCAAGCTGCTCCACCGCTGTTACCTCCACCGCCACCTGCTGGGA